A region from the Desulfoglaeba alkanexedens ALDC genome encodes:
- the lptF gene encoding LPS export ABC transporter permease LptF encodes MGWILYRYIVREQVMPAAICFFGLVMVLVAGRLMQLTSYLFSSSITWFDLLEIMGLAVPKLMLYALPMATLLGTLLAFLRLNNDNELTALKVAGLGFRQFAPAVLTVALVTTLLSFYTSLWLVPTANLEFREKLASLGKAVLPALLREGMFIDAIPNLVFFFKHVEPESFRIEGVFIHDGRDPQLSASIVAKRAQILNYSTRNTLVLQAADGVITRVGRNLTDAQAVAFEDYQFVLPLDQLFRESKSQRRDELTLEELFAAYDATGDARYAMEAHIRFSLPVACLLLAMAAAPLGALFQRGNRLAGVSLGIALFLAYYVVLSAGKGLGEQAVIPPWLAVWLPNLAVFALAAALWTKTHREIPFTRLPSLTEQLKRRVRRTR; translated from the coding sequence CGCCGCCATCTGTTTTTTTGGACTCGTCATGGTCCTGGTGGCCGGCCGGCTCATGCAACTGACCTCCTACCTCTTTTCGTCTTCCATCACCTGGTTCGATCTGCTGGAGATCATGGGTTTGGCCGTTCCGAAGCTGATGCTTTACGCCCTGCCCATGGCCACGCTCCTTGGCACCCTGCTCGCCTTCCTCCGCCTCAACAACGACAACGAGCTGACGGCCCTCAAGGTGGCCGGGCTGGGGTTCAGGCAGTTCGCCCCCGCCGTCCTGACCGTGGCCCTCGTGACAACGCTGCTTTCCTTTTACACCTCCCTCTGGCTCGTGCCAACCGCCAATCTGGAATTCCGCGAGAAGCTCGCTTCCCTGGGGAAGGCGGTACTTCCCGCGCTGCTTCGCGAAGGCATGTTCATCGATGCCATTCCCAACTTAGTCTTTTTTTTCAAGCACGTGGAACCAGAGAGCTTTCGCATCGAAGGCGTGTTCATCCACGACGGACGCGATCCTCAACTGAGCGCGTCGATCGTGGCCAAGCGGGCCCAGATCCTGAACTACTCGACGCGGAACACCCTTGTGCTGCAGGCGGCCGACGGGGTGATCACCAGGGTCGGCCGCAACCTCACGGATGCCCAAGCGGTGGCCTTCGAAGATTACCAGTTTGTACTGCCTCTGGACCAGCTGTTTCGGGAATCGAAATCTCAAAGAAGGGACGAATTGACCCTGGAGGAACTCTTCGCCGCCTATGACGCGACGGGCGACGCACGGTATGCCATGGAAGCTCATATCCGGTTTTCGCTCCCCGTGGCCTGCCTCCTTCTGGCCATGGCGGCCGCCCCTCTGGGTGCGCTTTTCCAGCGGGGAAACCGCCTGGCCGGCGTGAGTCTGGGGATCGCCCTGTTTCTGGCCTATTATGTCGTTCTCTCGGCCGGCAAAGGACTGGGTGAACAAGCCGTCATCCCGCCCTGGCTTGCGGTCTGGCTTCCCAACCTGGCGGTGTTCGCCCTGGCCGCCGCACTGTGGACCAAGACGCACCGGGAAATCCCGTTCACCAGGCTGCCATCTTTGACGGAGCAGCTCAAACGCCGCGTGAGGCGCACCCGATGA
- the lptG gene encoding LPS export ABC transporter permease LptG has product MKLLTRYVLRHFLSFFAMALFGFGGIYMVVDFFEKFDDVLERQASMADAALYFLLKLPLILNQGIPMAVLLATLIGLGILERNRELVAMRSAGIGVRTYAAPILGAALVISGLTFVLGETLARDFNRRAQEVWDHRIEGRDRSLGWLSENIWYRGEEVIYRIRLYDVRSQKLHGVSLYFLDDAFNLKERLEAEELRWEGSEWTAHKGALLRYGPEEIEQEVFEVRKLALAETPADFTRLDALPQELDWFELYRYTRKLMEDGYDAAPYRVELHTRVAFPLMSVILAVMGIAISLRTGRYGGIAMGIVLALVAAFVYIMVLQLGSSLATAGILPPTVGVWAGNVLFTALGWHLWVKARQ; this is encoded by the coding sequence ATGAAGCTGTTGACCCGTTACGTTCTCCGCCATTTCCTTTCCTTTTTCGCCATGGCCCTCTTCGGATTCGGCGGCATCTACATGGTGGTGGACTTCTTCGAAAAATTCGACGACGTCCTGGAAAGACAGGCCTCCATGGCCGATGCGGCACTCTACTTCCTGCTGAAGCTCCCCCTCATCCTGAACCAAGGCATCCCCATGGCCGTTCTTCTGGCTACTCTGATCGGCCTGGGCATCCTGGAAAGAAACCGCGAACTGGTGGCCATGCGATCGGCGGGCATCGGAGTCCGTACCTACGCCGCACCCATCCTGGGCGCAGCGCTCGTGATTTCCGGCCTCACGTTCGTGCTCGGTGAAACCCTGGCCCGGGACTTCAACCGCCGGGCTCAAGAAGTCTGGGACCACCGCATCGAAGGCCGCGACCGCTCCCTCGGATGGCTCAGTGAAAACATCTGGTATCGCGGCGAAGAGGTCATCTACCGGATCCGTCTCTACGACGTACGGTCCCAGAAGCTTCACGGCGTTTCCCTTTATTTCCTGGACGACGCCTTCAACTTGAAGGAACGCCTGGAGGCCGAAGAATTGCGATGGGAGGGCTCAGAGTGGACGGCCCACAAAGGGGCCTTATTGAGGTACGGTCCGGAGGAGATCGAACAGGAGGTGTTCGAGGTAAGAAAGTTGGCGCTGGCCGAAACCCCGGCGGACTTCACGAGGCTGGACGCGCTTCCCCAGGAACTGGACTGGTTCGAACTGTACCGCTACACCCGAAAACTCATGGAAGACGGCTACGACGCAGCCCCCTACCGCGTGGAACTTCACACCCGTGTAGCCTTTCCTCTCATGTCCGTCATCCTGGCCGTGATGGGCATCGCCATTTCGCTTCGTACGGGCCGTTACGGGGGCATCGCCATGGGCATCGTTCTGGCCCTGGTAGCGGCCTTTGTTTACATCATGGTACTGCAGCTGGGATCATCGCTCGCCACCGCCGGCATTCTTCCGCCGACGGTGGGCGTGTGGGCTGGAAACGTCCTTTTCACGGCCCTGGGATGGCACCTTTGGGTGAAGGCCCGCCAGTGA
- a CDS encoding response regulator — protein sequence MPKILVVDDEEHIRLLYSEELKEAGYEVITAESGHKLMERIEAERPDLVILDIKMVDYDGLDLLQDIRNRFYDLPVILSTAYDTFKEDAKSIAADYYVVKSFDLTELKKKIAMALETRLPD from the coding sequence ATGCCGAAAATATTGGTGGTCGACGATGAAGAGCATATTCGGCTGCTCTATTCCGAGGAGCTCAAGGAGGCCGGCTATGAGGTGATCACGGCGGAAAGCGGACACAAGCTCATGGAAAGGATCGAGGCGGAGCGGCCGGACCTGGTCATCCTCGACATCAAGATGGTGGACTACGACGGGCTCGACCTGTTGCAGGATATCCGAAACCGCTTCTACGACCTCCCCGTGATCCTTTCGACCGCTTACGATACTTTCAAGGAAGACGCCAAGTCCATTGCCGCCGACTATTACGTGGTGAAGAGCTTCGACCTGACGGAACTGAAAAAGAAGATCGCCATGGCTCTCGAAACCCGGCTTCCTGATTGA